A genomic stretch from Corynebacterium sp. 21KM1197 includes:
- a CDS encoding peptidoglycan recognition protein gives MAHPMHREHAEENATVQQRRHLIAPRRTSTLAVILSTSLVVTAALGIGTGIIPTDVTGAAPVAASESSVSFAEGTNVVVNDPAIATQGEGEAARTVKEFSREEPFSMFALTWNGQRDIAAFVRAQAADGSWGPWYNAEPLDETAPTGTTGTELIYVEPTNRVQVSVAGVDVVGAPAPAEEAPAPAPVEAAPAEVAPVEVAPAETPAPEASASATPEPTGAPLPTNYGDIKPVAEVADAADLQAVFIDGNAQGGGIALAAESESYGMPEVVSRAGWGADESIRCQDATVDDQVSALTIHHTAGSNNYSQAQAPGVVRSIYQYHAQTLGWCDIGYNALVDKYGTIYEGRYGGLNQAVQGAHAGGFNQNTWGISMMGNYESITPPQETLDAVGRLAGWRAALAGFDPTGEDLHYSEGTSFTKYAYGTEVTLPNIFAHRDVGLTTCPGDAGYAQMDTIRAIAKETYDSLADALAETETSETSEVETSEVETTSAVPTDSVIPSETAAATSAPATSSPVFSEQAGVDAGAIDAPETAAAGAGAIASEPTAAPSAPAQESGAGAGIGAGVDGVTGATPTEYQGATATQ, from the coding sequence ATGGCACACCCCATGCACCGAGAACACGCCGAGGAGAACGCCACCGTGCAGCAACGCCGACACCTGATCGCGCCCCGACGCACCTCCACCCTCGCGGTGATCCTGAGCACCTCGCTCGTGGTCACCGCCGCGCTCGGGATCGGCACCGGCATCATCCCCACCGACGTCACCGGGGCCGCGCCCGTGGCCGCCTCGGAATCCTCCGTCTCCTTTGCCGAGGGCACCAACGTGGTGGTCAATGACCCCGCCATCGCCACCCAGGGCGAGGGCGAGGCCGCCCGCACCGTCAAGGAGTTCAGCCGCGAGGAGCCATTCTCCATGTTCGCCCTGACCTGGAACGGCCAGCGCGACATCGCCGCCTTTGTGCGCGCCCAGGCCGCCGACGGCTCCTGGGGCCCCTGGTACAACGCCGAGCCCCTCGACGAGACCGCACCCACCGGAACCACCGGCACCGAACTGATCTACGTGGAGCCCACCAACCGAGTGCAGGTCTCCGTGGCGGGCGTGGACGTGGTGGGGGCACCAGCTCCGGCGGAGGAGGCACCCGCGCCCGCGCCCGTTGAGGCCGCACCGGCCGAGGTTGCCCCGGTTGAGGTTGCCCCTGCCGAAACCCCGGCCCCCGAGGCGTCGGCAAGCGCCACCCCGGAACCCACCGGCGCGCCGCTGCCCACCAACTATGGCGACATCAAACCCGTGGCCGAGGTTGCCGACGCCGCCGACCTCCAGGCCGTGTTCATCGACGGCAACGCCCAGGGCGGCGGGATCGCGCTGGCTGCCGAGTCCGAGAGTTACGGCATGCCCGAGGTGGTCTCCCGCGCCGGTTGGGGAGCCGATGAATCCATCCGCTGCCAGGACGCCACCGTGGACGATCAAGTTTCCGCCCTAACCATTCACCACACCGCCGGTTCCAATAACTATTCCCAGGCCCAGGCCCCCGGCGTGGTGCGCAGCATTTACCAGTACCACGCCCAGACCCTCGGTTGGTGCGACATCGGATACAACGCCCTGGTGGATAAGTACGGCACCATCTACGAGGGCCGCTACGGCGGACTCAACCAGGCCGTGCAGGGCGCGCACGCGGGCGGCTTCAACCAGAACACCTGGGGCATTTCCATGATGGGCAACTACGAATCCATCACCCCGCCGCAGGAAACTCTCGACGCCGTGGGCCGCCTGGCCGGGTGGCGCGCCGCCCTGGCGGGATTCGACCCCACGGGGGAGGACCTGCATTACTCCGAGGGAACCTCCTTTACCAAGTACGCCTACGGCACCGAGGTCACCCTGCCCAATATCTTCGCCCACCGCGACGTGGGCCTAACCACCTGCCCCGGCGACGCCGGATACGCCCAGATGGACACCATCCGGGCCATCGCCAAGGAAACCTATGACTCCCTGGCGGACGCGCTGGCCGAGACTGAAACGTCAGAGACCTCGGAGGTGGAAACTTCCGAGGTAGAGACGACGAGTGCGGTGCCCACCGACTCGGTGATCCCCTCCGAGACTGCGGCTGCAACCTCTGCCCCCGCGACTTCCTCCCCCGTGTTCTCGGAGCAGGCCGGTGTGGATGCAGGTGCAATTGATGCCCCTGAAACCGCTGCGGCTGGCGCGGGTGCTATTGCCTCGGAGCCCACGGCCGCCCCCTCTGCTCCCGCCCAGGAATCCGGTGCCGGGGCTGGTATTGGGGCCGGAGTGGATGGGGTGACCGGGGCGACTCCGACGGAATATCAGGGGGCTACTGCGACGCAGTAG
- a CDS encoding ABC transporter ATP-binding protein has translation MDVLKISGLRADVPGRTLFTGLDVEVRAGEALAVVGPSGVGKSTLLNQVLGLAPAPVGEIEVAGRRMNGVSRAQAAAVRRENIGVIFQDGELIPELSARDNVAVAQMMMDRSGGGEERAGNLLDMLGVSPNTLARDLSGGERQRAAIARALVTDPAMILADEPTGALDTLTRDEVADQLFSLVHEQGKAMLVVTHDETIARRADRVVNLADYALGRLR, from the coding sequence ATGGACGTCCTAAAAATCTCCGGGTTGCGTGCCGACGTCCCGGGGCGCACCCTTTTCACGGGGTTAGACGTGGAAGTCCGGGCCGGTGAGGCGTTGGCCGTGGTGGGCCCCTCGGGAGTGGGCAAGTCCACGCTGCTCAATCAGGTGTTGGGCCTGGCTCCCGCCCCGGTGGGGGAGATCGAGGTGGCGGGTAGGCGCATGAATGGTGTATCCCGGGCCCAGGCCGCCGCCGTGCGACGAGAAAACATCGGCGTGATCTTTCAGGATGGGGAATTGATCCCCGAACTCTCGGCGCGGGATAACGTGGCGGTGGCCCAGATGATGATGGACCGCTCTGGTGGTGGGGAAGAACGCGCCGGGAATCTCCTGGATATGTTGGGCGTGTCCCCGAATACCCTGGCCAGGGATCTTTCCGGCGGTGAACGGCAGCGCGCGGCCATTGCTCGCGCCCTGGTGACGGACCCCGCCATGATCCTCGCGGACGAACCCACGGGAGCGCTGGATACCCTCACCCGTGACGAGGTAGCCGATCAACTTTTCTCCCTGGTGCATGAGCAGGGCAAGGCGATGCTGGTGGTCACGCACGATGAGACTATCGCGCGCCGGGCGGATCGGGTGGTGAACCTGGCGGATTACGCGCTGGGGCGGCTCCGGTGA